A region of the Borrelia parkeri genome:
TACCTAAATTAGCAATAGAAGTTAAGAAAGTGGTTTTAGGATCTTCCGTCTTAGTACTACCACTACCACAACTCAGAAGTAAAAATAAAGTCATTAATAACGCACAAAAAGTAATTCTTTTCATTATCACGTGCCTCCTTATTAACTCAAGGGGGCAAGATATAGCTAAAAGGAAAACAGTTCTCATAAAGAGAAAAGTTTTCCTCAAATGACTTTATTTAGATTATTTAAATAGATAATTTATTTAGCAGCAGCCGGTTGAGTAGTAGAACTAGCTTCAGCTGATTCAGTAGTAGTTTCAGAGTACTGTATTCCCTTAACAGCTTCTCTTATCTTATCTAGATTGCTTGATACTGTTTTTCTAATTATAAAATCAAGAACTCCTAATACCTTATTTACAGCCGTTACAGCTGCTGATTTAACTGCTTCAGTATCTGCAGCATTAGCACTGAATTTACCACCTTTAGTCATAGCCTTAAGAGCAACAGCAGCTGCTAGATCTGCGTTACTCTTTGCGCCAGCTCCTGCATCTGCATTATTATTAGAAGCAGCTAGTGCTCCTGCTTCATTATCCGTACCAGCATTAAGCTTAGCAGCAGCAGTAGCCTTAGCATTCTTAATCTTGTCAATCATAGCCCATGGATCTGCTTTAGATACTTCAACTGCTAACTTATCACCAGCTCCAGCAGAAGCCTTGGCAGTATGCCCTCCAAGTACAGCAATAGCATCAGTAGCATTAGCAGCTACAGCTATCTGATTACCAACATTTCCGGGTTTGATTTCTATGCCAGATTTCTTTGCTACTTCAATAATTGAACTTACACTTTTAATTATAGTATCAACGCCAACCTCTTCAGCTGCAGCAGGAGGATTATCAACATTATCACCAATAGAAGAACTATCATTAGTTATACTAGCCATTTTGGTTACAGAGTCAATTAGCTTTGCAATAACGTCACTAGCACTGTTAATTGCATCTTCAACTAATTTAATTGTGCTGCTATTAGCATTTTTTGCTTCAGATATTTCATCTGATAGCTCTTTTAATTTCCCATTAGTATCTACCAAACCTTTTTTTATTTTCCCAAAGTGTTCACCAACTTTACTTTTCTGGTCACCCGATTTAACAGCTGTAAATCCCAAAGCATCCCCAATAGCATTACCAAAGACGCCAAAAATCTCGTAAAACCCATGTCCTATCTTAACTAATGAATCTAAGAAAGTATTCTTACTCTCAGCAGCCAATTTCTCAGCTTGAAGTTGTCCACTGCCACAACTAAGAAGCAAAAATAAAGTCATTAATAACGCACAAAAAGTAATTCTTTTCATTATCACGTGCCTCCTTTTTTACTCAAGGGGGTAAGATATAGATAAAAGGAAAACAATTCTTATAAAAAGAAAAGTTTTCCTCAAATGACTTTATTTAGTTATGTTTATTGATAATTATTTATTATTGCCCACTATCTGCTGCGCCTACAGGTGTAGTAGAATCTAAAGATTTATCTTCTTGTGTAACTGTAGCAAAAGCTGCATTTATTGTTTTCAATCCACTATCAACAGTATTTCTTATTGCTATTATTAGAGTACTTAATGTCTTACCAACAGCACTAGCTGCTGCCCCATTAACTGAATGAGCAGATTTCTCTTCATTCTTAGCAGCAAATTTACCACCCTTAGCCATTGCTCGCAGTGCAATACCAGCTGCAACAACTGCGTCCTTTTGGTCTGCTTTTAAATCTTTAGTATCTTCTTTCTTGGCAGCAGCAATCTCAGCAGCATTCTTTGCTGTCTCAATTTTAATCTCATCAGCACCAGCCTCCTCAGACTTAGCAATAGCTTGTAATATATCAGCTCCACTTACAGCGCCAATAGATGCATTTGCTGCAGCAGCTTGTGCTTCTGTTCCATCATTATCTTTGCCACCAAATAACTTACCAATTGATTTTTTCTCAGTATCTGCAGTCTTAGTAGCCTCTGCATTCCCTTCATTGTTTTTTAAAACAATATCAACCATTGTCTTAATCCCTTTAACAATAGAATTTACTGCTGTTTTATCAGCCGGTGCAGCATCCTGACCAGTAGTAGGAGCACTACCAATCTTATCGTCACTAGTAGCCCCTTTAGCCGCTTCTTTAGCTCCTTCAGCGATCTTGTCTAGTGTGTTAGTGATAAACTTATCAACTACTTCTTTTATCTTTACATAATTGCCATTCTTAGCAACTTCTGTCTGTAATTTCTCTTTAACTGATGTCATAGTATTTGCAATATCAGTAAAATACTTCCCTACTTCACTCTTTTTAGTCTCAGCTTTAATGCCAAAAATACCAGTAACCATGTCAGAAAAGGAAGTAAAAACATCTAAGAACCCTTTACCTAAATTAGCAATAGAAGTTAAGAATGTGGTTTTAGGATCTTCCACCTTAGCACTACCACTACCACAACTAAGCAGTAAAAATAAAGTCATTAATAATGCACTTAAAGTAATTCTTTTCATTATCACGTGCCTCCTTATTAATCAGGGGGGCAAGATATAGATAAAAGGAAAACAATTCTTATGAAGAGAGAAAAGTTTTCCTCAAATGACTTTATTTAGTTATGTTTATTAATAATTCTTTATTGTTACTGTCCACTAGCTGTTGATTCTGCAGGTGTAGTAGCCTCTGCGGTTTTATCTTCTTGTGTAACTGTAGCAAGTGTTTCACTTATTGTCTTTAAACCATTATCAACAGTATTTCTTATTGCAAGCATAAGAGTGCCAAGTGTCTTTGAGACTGCACTAGCTGCTGCACTATTAACCGTACTAACAGCTTCATTCTCATTATTTTTAATAGAAAACTTACCACCCTTAGCCATTGCTCGCAGTGCAATACCCGCAGCAATAACTGCATCTTTCTTGGCTTCTGCCTCTTTAATTTCTTTCTTGTTGTTAACAGCCGGAGCAATAGCAATCTCTGCTGCATCTGTAGCTTTTTCAATGCCATCAGTACTATCAGCTTTAGGATTTTCTTTAGATTTAGTTATAGCTTGCAATATATCAGCCCAAGTTACAGCGCCAATAGATGCATTTGCTGCAGCAGCTTGTGCTTCTGTTCCATCATCCTTTTTACCAAGCAACTTACCAATTGATTTTTGCTCTGTGTTACCAGTCTTAGTAGCACCTGCATTTCCCTCACCATCTTTCAAAACTACACCAACAATTTCTTTAAATCCTTTAACGAGTGCATTGACACTTATATCGTCTGCGGGTGCAGCCTCCTGGTCTTTAACAGCATTACCAATAGCAGCATCAGTAGTAGCTCCTGTTGCTGCTGTTTTAGCCCCTGAAGCAATTTTATCTAATGTGTTAGTGATAAATGTATCAACAACAGATTTAATTTTTGAGTAATTCCCATTCTTAGCAACTTCATCTTGTAATTTCTTTTTAACTGTGTTCATAGTTTTTTCAATAGAAGTGAAATACTTACCAATATCAGATTTCTTAGTATCAGACTTAATACCAAAAGCACCAGTAATCATATCACTAAGAGAAGTAAAAACATCTAAGAACCCTTTACCTAAATTAGCAATAGAAGTTAAGAATGTGGTTTTAGGATCTTCCGTCTTAGTACTGCCACTGCCACAACTAAGAAGTAAAAATAAGCAATCTAAATTATTATTAAGAGATAAACCAAGATAAAATCAATGCATAAATATAAGTCTAAAAGATAAAAGTAATTAAAGAAATCTAAAGAAGTATAATAAAGAAGTAAAGCAAGTAAAGATATGAATAAAGAAACAAAATAAGCTAAGAGAAGCATACTCTTAGCTTATTATTTATAGACTTTATTTTATCAGATAATTACGATTGATTAAAAAGTAATCTTATAATAATAAATTAACTTGTTTACCCTTAGTTAGATTGAGCAGAAGATGCTGACTTAGCAGGGGTTGAAAGCTCTTTAATTGCAGCTGTTACTGCATCTTCAGCAGATGTTAACAACTCATCTATTGCTGTGTTTAGTTTAACAAGTTCTTCCTTACCCTTACCCCCAGTAGCATCACTCTTATCTATGGCATTTTTTACATGAGCATCACTAGCAGTGTCTTTACCAAGATCAGAATTCTGGCCTTTTATTTTGGTCAAAAATGCTGCACTTTCAGTCTTAGTAGCATTAACCTTTGCCTTTAAATCACTAGAGAGCCCAACTTTGCCTAATGTTCCTAATTTAGTATCCACAGCTTCTATAACACTATATACTCCTGCAATTAAAGAACCATTATGATTAGCATCAGCAGCAAGTCCATTAGCATCAATCTTTTTCCCAATAGCTTTAGCGAGTTCGTCAATGGATTTAACTAAAGTATGAACGTCTTTAACATTTTTTGCAAAAGCGACAGCCTCTTTTATGTTATTAGTTATTTTAGCTAAATCAATAACAGTTCCATCAGATTTAGCCGCTTGTCCATCTTTAGGAGAAGAAGCTGAATTATTACAAGACATGAGTAAAAATAAAGTCATTAATAACGCACAAAAAGTAATTCTTTTCATTATCACGTGCCTCCTTTTTACTTCAGGAAGGCAAGATATAGGTAAAAGGAAAACAATTCTTATGAAAAGAAGGGTTTTCCTAAAATGACTTTATTTAGTTATGTTTTATTGATAATTATTTATTGTTGTTGTCCACTAGCTGCTGCGTCTGTAGGTGAAGTAGAATCTGCAGCTTTATCTTCTTGTTTAACGGCAGCTAGTGCTTCACTTATTGTTTTTAATCCACTATCAACAGTATTTCTTATTGCTATTATTAGAGTACTCAAAGTCTTACCTATTGCATTAGCAGCAACCCCTTTAGCTGCTTCAGCTTCAGTTTTATTTGCAGCAGTATCCTTAACAATAAATTTACCATCCTTAGCCATAGCTCGCAGTGCAATACCAGCAGCAATAACAACGTCTTTCTTTGCGGAATCCCCAAGTTGATCATCATTATCAGTAGAAGTACCCTTAGCTAAAGCCAGAGCAGCTGCATCCTTAGCCTCACTAACTTTACCATCTTTAGTAGCATCAGCATTAGCAGAAGCAATAGCTTTTAGAATGTCAGCCCCAGTTACTGCCCCAATTGATGCACTAGCAGCCGCTACATGTTTCTCTTCAGCACCACCATCAGCACTATCATTTTTAGCCCCAAATAACTTACCAATATCTTTCTTATCAGCATCAACAGGCTTAGTTTTATCTGCTTTTGGATCCCCTTCTTTTAAAACCAAATCAACAATAGTTTTAATCCCTTTAACAAGATTCTTTATACTCTCTGCATCAGTAGTAGCCCCAACAGCATTAGCCTTTACAACCTCACCAATAGCTCCACCAGTAGCCCCTTTAGCAGCTTCTTTAGCCCCTTCTGCGATCTTGTCTAATGTGCCTATGATAAAAGTATCAACAACTGATTTAAGTTTTGAGTAATTTCCATTATTAGCAACTTCTGCTTGCAATTTCTTTTTAACTGTGTTCATAGTGTTTTCAATATCACTAAAGTATTTCCCTATATCAGATTTCTTAGTGTCAGCCTTAATACCAAAAGCACCAGTAATCATATCAGAAAGGGAAGTAAAAACATCTAAGAACCCTTTACCTAAATTAGCAATAGAGTTTAAGAATAAGGTCTTAGGATCTTCCACCTTAGCACTACCACTGCCACAGCTCATAAGTAAAAATAAAGTCATCAGTATAATACAAATAAAAGGAAAACAATTCTTATGAAGAGAAGAGTTTTCCTAAAATGACTTTATTTAGTAGATTATTTAATTAGATAATTTATTTAGTAGTAACAGGTTGAGTAGTACTAACTTCAGTTGATTCAGTAGTAGTCTCAGAGTACTGTATTCCTTTAACTGCTTCTCTTACTTTATCTAGATTACTTGATACTGTTTTCCTAATTATAAAATTAAGTACTCCTAATACCTTATTTACAGCACTTATAGCAGCAGCTTTAACTGCTTCAGCATCTGCATTATCAGCTCTAAATTTACCACCCTTAATCATAGCCTTAAGAGCAACAGCAGCTGCTAGGTCAGCATTGGTTTTAGCACCATAGTTATTATCATTAGCATTAGCATTAGAAGCAGCTAGTGTTCCAGCTTCATTATTATTGCTTTGAGCAAGGGTAGCAGGATCAGTAGCGGTAGCATTCTTAATCTTATCAATCATTGCCCATGGATCTGCTTTAGCAACTTCAGCTGCTAGCTTATCACCAGCTCCAGCGCCTGCAGCTGCATTATTATGACCACTCAGTACAGCAGGGGCAGCAGTATTAGCAGCAGCTGTTATCTGCCCACCAGCATCTCCAGCTTCAATCTTTACTCCAGACTTCTCTGTTGCTTCAACAATTTCTTTAACTCCTGCAATAATAGCTTCAACTCCATCCTTTTCAGCACCAGCAGCAGCATTATTATCATTATGACCAATTGGGTTATCATCTTTAGTTGCATCAGCAAGTTTAGTTAGAGCGGCAATTAGTTGTTCAAAGACATCACTAGCACTGCCCATTGCACCCTTAACAGCTTCAATTGTGCTGCTATTAGCATTTTTTGCTTCAGATATTTCACCTGACAACTCTTTTAACTTATCCTTAGTATCACCTAAACCTTTTTTTATTTTCTCAAAGTGTTCACCAACTTTACTTTTCTTATCACCAGATTTAACTACTGTAAGTCCAAAAGCGTCTCCAATAGCATTACCAAAAATGCCAAAAATCTCTTGAAATCCTTGACCTATTTTGATAAATGAATCAAAGAACGAAATTCTAGATTTAGCAGCCAATTTAACTTCTTAAAGTTAATTACAACAATATAGAAGGCATCTTAGATATCGATCTAAGATGCCTTCTAATCTTACTTTTAAGTAATTAATCTAATTATTTATCTTATTACTGACCTTCTGGTTTTGTAGCTCTTGCTTTATCTATTTCTCCTTTTGCTTTTTCAAGAACATTCTTTACTGTCTTCTTAATTACATCCTCTACTGCTTTCAATAGTTTGTTTGCTGCTGTTACTCCTATTTTTTGTACTTCTCCTTGTCCTCCTGCACTATTAGCTGCTGCTCCTGCTGATAATTTACCTGTCTTAACCAATGAGCGCAGTGCTATCCCTCCTGCAACCGCTGCTGCTTTTGGAGTATGTGCATTTGATACATGATTATTTGTTCCTCCTTTTGCAAACTTTAATGCACTTGTGTTGACATCTGCATTACTTGAAACACCTGCTACCGCATCATTTTCTTGTGATTCAATTATTGATTTTAAAATTTCCTCACCACTTACTGCTGCTAATATTACTGCTGCTTTAGCTACATCTCCTGCTGCTGGATTCCCACCACTTGTAGCTAATATCTTAGCACCATCCTTATTATCTGCGCCTCCATTTGCTTGTAATGTAGTAGTTCCTTCTTTTAATGCTTGAACACCTACATCTGTTGCAGCTTTTACTATTTCTTTCAATGCATTGTATGCTTTCTTTAACTCAACATCATCTGGTGTTGTACCTTGCCCAGCAGCACTTGCTGCATCACCCACTAAATTAGAATCACCTACTTGACCTAAAGACTCTAAATGACCTTTTAATGTACTTAAAGTAGTCTTAGCAGTATCAACTGCTTCTTTAATTACCTTGTTTAGACCACCTTTATCAACATCTGTTTCCGAATCTTTTACTACTTGTTCTAACTCTGCTGATGCTTTTCCAAGCTTGTCACCTAGACTTTTAAAATAAGCTCCTACATCCTCTTTCTTTGTAGTTGATTTAGCAGTAAAGCCTAATGTATCTGAGAGTAACTCTAAAAAAGAATAAAAAGCATTCTCAGCACTTCTACCTACCTCCATTAGGACTTCGCTTAAACTTCTCTCTCCTGTTGATGCTGCACCATCAATCTTATCGTCACCAGCAGCCCCTTTAGCAGCTTCCTTTGCTCCTGCAGCAATCTTATCTAATGTCTCAGTAATAAACTTATCAACTACTTCCTTTATCTTTGGATAGTTACCATTCGTAGCTACTTCTGTCTGTAATTTCTTTTAACTGTGTTCATAGTTGTCTCAATATCAGTGAAATACTTATCAATATCAGATTTCTTAGTGTCAGCCTTAATGCACAAAACACCAGCAACCATATCAGAAAGGGAAGTAAAAACATTTAAGAACCCCTTACCTAAATTAGCAATAGAAGTTAAGAATGTGGTCTTAGGATCTTCCATCTTAGTACTACCACTCCCACAGCTAAGAAATAAAAATAAGAAATATAAGTTATTATTAAATGATAAAACAAATTAAAATCAAAGCATAAGTATAAGTCTAAAAAATAAAAGAAATCTTAAAGAAGTCTAATAAAGAAGTAAAGGAAGTAGATATAGAATAAAAAAGGAAAATAAGCTAAGAGAAGCAAACTCCTAGCTTATTATTTATAGACTTTATTTTATCAGATAATTACGATTGATTAAAAAATAATCTTATAATAAATAATTAACTTGTTTACCCTTAGTTAGATTTAGCAGAAGATGCTGACTTAGCAGGAGTTGTAAGCTCCTTAATTGCAGCTGTTACTGCATCTTCAGCAGATGTTAACAATTCATCAATTGCTGTGTTCAGTGCAATAAGTTCTGTAACTCCCTTGCTTTTATCACTATTAGTTCTAAGTATAGCTTTTTTTGTGTCATCATCAGAAGCATCTTTTTTGCCAAGCTCGGTATGCCCATCTTTCAATTTATTTAAGAATGCTTCAGATTTACTTTTAACCTCAGTAATCTTGGTTTTCAATTCATTAGAAATTTCACTTGTTGTTTCCAATACCCCAACTTTAGTTTTTACAGCTGATATTACACTATGCACTCCAGCAATTAACGACCCATTTTGACCAGCTTCAGCATCTAACCCCCCATCATTTTTAATTTTCTTACCAATAGCTTTAGCGAGCTCATCAATAGACTTAACTAAGGTATGAACTTCTTTAACACTCTTAGCAAAAGCAACAACCTCTGTTATTTTCGAACTTACTGACTTTAAATCAATAAGAGTCCCATCAGGTTTAGCCGCTTGTCCATCTTTAGGAGAAGAAGCTGAATTATTACAAGACATGAGTAAAAATAAAGTCATTAATAACGCACAAAAAGTAATTCTTTTCATTATCACGTGCCTCCTTATTACTCAAGGGACAAGATATAGCTAAAAGGAAAACAAATCTCATGAAGAGAGAAGAGTTTTCCTCAAATGACTTTATTTAGTTATGTATGTTTATTAATAATTATTTTATTGTTGTCCACTAGTTGTTGCTTCTGCAGGTGTAGTAGAATCTAAAGATTTATCTTCTTGTGTAACTGAATCTAGTGCTTCACTAATTGACTTTAAACCAGTATCAACAGTATTTCTTATTGCTATTATTAGAGTACTTAAAGTCTTACCAACAGCACTAGCAACAGCACCATTTATTGCATGAGCGGATTTCTCTTCATTTTTAGCAGCAAATTTACCATCTTTAGCCATTGCTCGCAGTGCAATACCAGCAGCAATAACTGCGTCCTTTTGTGCTGCTGCCTCCTTAATTTCTTTTTTACCATTAGCAGCCGGAGCAATAGCAATCTCAGCTGCATCTGTAGCTTTTTCAATTCCATCAGTATTATTAGCTTTAGGATCTTCTTTGGATTTAACAATAGCTTTTAATATATCAGCCCCAGTCACTGCTCCAATGCTAGCTGATGCCTTTGCAATATTTTCTTCTTTGGCATCATCTTTACTACCATCAAACAACTTACCAATATCCTTTTTATCATCTTCTGCAGTTTTAGTAGCCTCTGCACTCCCTTCATTGTCTTTTAAAACCACTCCAACAATAGTTTTAATCCCTTTAACAAGGGCGTTCACACTTGCAGTATCAGCCGGTGCAGCATCCTGACCAGTAGTAGGAGCACTACCAATCTTATCGTCACCAATAGCCCCTTTAGCTGCTGTTTTAGCTCCTTCTGCGATCTTGTCTAATGTGTTAGTGATAAACGTATCAACAACAGATTTAATTTTTGAGTAATTACCATTAGTAGCAACTTCCTCTTGTAACTTCTTTTTAACTGTGTTCATAGTTTTTTCAATATCAGTGAAATACTTACCAATATCAGATTTTTTAGTATCTGCTTTAATGCCAAAAGCCCCAGTGATCATATCAGAAAGGGAAGTAAAAACATCTAAGAAACCCTTACCTAAATTAGCAATAGAAGTTAAGAATATAGTTTTAGGATCTTCCACCTTAGCACTACCACTCCCACAGCTAAGAAGTAAAAATAAAGTCATCAATAATGCACTTAAAGTAATTCTTTTCATTATCACGTGCCTCCTTATTACTCAAGGAAGGAAAGATGGTTAGCAAGCTTCTAACAAAATAAAAACAGTAAATAAAGAACATAGATGCTTTAACATTTCAGATACTGTGTGTGATTTAACAATTAATGAAGTCAAATTGTACTTAAAATTTTAGTGTTTTGTAAAAAAACAATTGATATATTATCAAATAAATAAATTTACTTTACTAATAATGACATTAATGCTAAAAATATTCCTATATTAAGGGTAATAAGGGTACCAAACATCCAACCATGCAGTCTTGATGAACTCTTAAATTCTGATGCGGTTTTATCAAGTTTACTATCAAGTTCCATTTTATTAATCTCTATATCTTTTCTAACAAGAGAAATTTCATTACTAACAGATGCAATATCAGACTTTAATTCATTTCTAACAATATCTATCTTATTATCCAAGTCTTTAATGTCAGATTTTAACTCATTTCTAACAATATCAATCTTTACATTTAAGTTACTTTCAACAGAATCTATTTTATTATCCAGCTCATTAAATTTAATGTCTATCTTATTATCAAGCTCAGTTTTAACAGAAATAATTTCAGATTTTAAACTACGCTCTAACATCTCAAACTTAAGATTAAAATTACTCTCTAAATACTCAATATCTTTATAAGTCAGTTCATTACGATAATATCTTTTAGAGAGATCATTTGCAACAAAATCTTGCATACCCATCTTTACAAATTCTTGATATATAATCTCCTCTGTAATATGCCCATTAAAAATTTGTGTACTAGCAACAGAATGTAGTGATGAATCTTGCATAAAATCTCCTTATATAATTATTATATAATATCTTAAGTATTATAGGAACTTTATGTTAGTAAAATGTGATTTAAGAAAGTCCCTAAATTTAACATAAATGTTTAATCTATTTTCTTTAGTTTATCAAAAAACTCAAATGCAGTCTTACCATCAATCTGTTGTTAAAGGATTGCTATCAATACTCTTTAGACCTGGATACTATTACAAATAGTAAAAAAAGGAAAACAATTCTTATGAAAAGAGAAATAGTTTTCCTCAAATGACTTTATTTAGTTATGTATACTTTATTGACAATTCTTTACTGTTTTTTTCCACTAATTGCTGTAGGTGTAGTAGCGCCTGCATTCTCCTCATTCTTTTTTAGAACTACATCAACAATAATTTTAATTCCTTTAACTAGTGAGTTGACACTTGTAGCATCAGCAGATGCAGGATCCTGACCAGTTGTAGGAGCACCACCAATAGCATCACTACCTTCAACACCTTTTGCTGCAG
Encoded here:
- a CDS encoding variable large family protein, which gives rise to MMKRITFCALLMTLFLLLSCGSGQLQAEKLAAESKNTFLDSLVKIGHGFYEIFGVFGNAIGDALGFTAVKSGDQKSKVGEHFGKIKKGLVDTNGKLKELSDEISEAKNANSSTIKLVEDAINSASDVIAKLIDSVTKMASITNDSSSIGDNVDNPPAAAEEVGVDTIIKSVSSIIEVAKKSGIEIKPGNVGNQIAVAANATDAIAVLGGHTAKASAGAGDKLAVEVSKADPWAMIDKIKNAKATAAAKLNAGTDNEAGALAASNNNADAGAGAKSNADLAAAVALKAMTKGGKFSANAADTEAVKSAAVTAVNKVLGVLDFIIRKTVSSNLDKIREAVKGIQYSETTTESAEASSTTQPAAAK
- a CDS encoding variable large family protein: MKRITLSALLMTLFLLLSCGSGSAKVEDPKTTFLTSIANLGKGFLDVFTSFSDMVTGIFGIKAETKKSEVGKYFTDIANTMTSVKEKLQTEVAKNGNYVKIKEVVDKFITNTLDKIAEGAKEAAKGATSDDKIGSAPTTGQDAAPADKTAVNSIVKGIKTMVDIVLKNNEGNAEATKTADTEKKSIGKLFGGKDNDGTEAQAAAANASIGAVSGADILQAIAKSEEAGADEIKIETAKNAAEIAAAKKEDTKDLKADQKDAVVAAGIALRAMAKGGKFAAKNEEKSAHSVNGAAASAVGKTLSTLIIAIRNTVDSGLKTINAAFATVTQEDKSLDSTTPVGAADSGQ
- a CDS encoding Vsp/OspC family lipoprotein, with the translated sequence MMKRITFCALLMTLFLLMSCNNSASSPKDGQAAKSDGTVIDLAKITNNIKEAVAFAKNVKDVHTLVKSIDELAKAIGKKIDANGLAADANHNGSLIAGVYSVIEAVDTKLGTLGKVGLSSDLKAKVNATKTESAAFLTKIKGQNSDLGKDTASDAHVKNAIDKSDATGGKGKEELVKLNTAIDELLTSAEDAVTAAIKELSTPAKSASSAQSN
- a CDS encoding variable large family protein → MTLFLLMSCGSGSAKVEDPKTLFLNSIANLGKGFLDVFTSLSDMITGAFGIKADTKKSDIGKYFSDIENTMNTVKKKLQAEVANNGNYSKLKSVVDTFIIGTLDKIAEGAKEAAKGATGGAIGEVVKANAVGATTDAESIKNLVKGIKTIVDLVLKEGDPKADKTKPVDADKKDIGKLFGAKNDSADGGAEEKHVAAASASIGAVTGADILKAIASANADATKDGKVSEAKDAAALALAKGTSTDNDDQLGDSAKKDVVIAAGIALRAMAKDGKFIVKDTAANKTEAEAAKGVAANAIGKTLSTLIIAIRNTVDSGLKTISEALAAVKQEDKAADSTSPTDAAASGQQQ
- a CDS encoding variable large family protein; this encodes MAAGAKEAAKGAAGDDKIDGAASTGERSLSEVLMEVGRSAENAFYSFLELLSDTLGFTAKSTTKKEDVGAYFKSLGDKLGKASAELEQVVKDSETDVDKGGLNKVIKEAVDTAKTTLSTLKGHLESLGQVGDSNLVGDAASAAGQGTTPDDVELKKAYNALKEIVKAATDVGVQALKEGTTTLQANGGADNKDGAKILATSGGNPAAGDVAKAAVILAAVSGEEILKSIIESQENDAVAGVSSNADVNTSALKFAKGGTNNHVSNAHTPKAAAVAGGIALRSLVKTGKLSAGAAANSAGGQGEVQKIGVTAANKLLKAVEDVIKKTVKNVLEKAKGEIDKARATKPEGQ
- a CDS encoding variable large family protein — encoded protein: MEDPKTTFLTSIANLGKGFLNVFTSLSDMVAGVLCIKADTKKSDIDKYFTDIETTMNTVKRNYRQK
- a CDS encoding Vsp/OspC family lipoprotein, with the translated sequence MMKRITFCALLMTLFLLMSCNNSASSPKDGQAAKPDGTLIDLKSVSSKITEVVAFAKSVKEVHTLVKSIDELAKAIGKKIKNDGGLDAEAGQNGSLIAGVHSVISAVKTKVGVLETTSEISNELKTKITEVKSKSEAFLNKLKDGHTELGKKDASDDDTKKAILRTNSDKSKGVTELIALNTAIDELLTSAEDAVTAAIKELTTPAKSASSAKSN
- a CDS encoding variable large family protein: MKRITLSALLMTLFLLLSCGSGSAKVEDPKTIFLTSIANLGKGFLDVFTSLSDMITGAFGIKADTKKSDIGKYFTDIEKTMNTVKKKLQEEVATNGNYSKIKSVVDTFITNTLDKIAEGAKTAAKGAIGDDKIGSAPTTGQDAAPADTASVNALVKGIKTIVGVVLKDNEGSAEATKTAEDDKKDIGKLFDGSKDDAKEENIAKASASIGAVTGADILKAIVKSKEDPKANNTDGIEKATDAAEIAIAPAANGKKEIKEAAAQKDAVIAAGIALRAMAKDGKFAAKNEEKSAHAINGAVASAVGKTLSTLIIAIRNTVDTGLKSISEALDSVTQEDKSLDSTTPAEATTSGQQ
- the bdr gene encoding Bdr family repetitive protein — its product is MQDSSLHSVASTQIFNGHITEEIIYQEFVKMGMQDFVANDLSKRYYRNELTYKDIEYLESNFNLKFEMLERSLKSEIISVKTELDNKIDIKFNELDNKIDSVESNLNVKIDIVRNELKSDIKDLDNKIDIVRNELKSDIASVSNEISLVRKDIEINKMELDSKLDKTASEFKSSSRLHGWMFGTLITLNIGIFLALMSLLVK